GCCCTGGTGGATCGTTTAGCCTTTAAGGCGCATGTTGTGGACATGCGAGGGGAGAGTTATCGGATGAAGCAGACCAGTGCCTGGAAGGAGGCGCAAGCCAGCCAAAAGGAGGTATGAAGCGCTGAGACACTTTCTTCTTAACTAACTTTTCATAAATTAGCCTAAGCCGTTACATTGACCCAAAAGGTGGTCCCTTTTTCAACGGCAAGGTGGTCCCTTTTTCACTTGACATATACATAAGCTTGACAAGTTCCAATAAAGTCTATAATATAACATTAAATTAAGATTAAATTCTATGAAGAAGAAAGTAAATGAACTTAAGGAAGCAAGCGAGTCAGGGATGGTGTGAGCCTGATATTTCCGTTCATTGAAACGCGCTTTGGAGAAGAAACGATAAGATAAACGTTTCCGTTCGTCACGTTACGACTTTGAGTGGACCCAATTTGGGTCAATTGGAGTGGTACCGCGAGCTTAGTCCCCGTCTCTATTTAGAGGTGGGGACTTTTTTTGGGGTTTATCTAAAGAAAGGAAATTTACATATGTCAAAGAAGAAGATTGTCTTAGCTTATTCAGGTGGTTTGGATACGTCGATTACGATTCCATGGTTAAAAGAAAATTATGATGCGGATATTATTGCGGTTTGTGTGGATTTAGGTATTGATGAGGATTGGGAAGCGATTGAAGCGAAGGCCTTGGCTTCGGGAGCAACGAAATTCTACAATCCGCATGTGGCAGAAGAGTTCGCTTCAGAATACATTTATCCAGCTGTTACAGGGAACTTACGTTATCAAGATACTTATTTATTAGGGACTGCTTTAGGCCGTCCGCTCATTAGTAAATATCTAGTAGAAGTAGCTCATAAGGAAGAAGCCGACGCCATTTGTCATGGTTGTACCGGCAAGGGGAATGACCAAGTTCGTTTCGAGATGGGGATTGCGGCCTTTGATGCAGAGATGCCAGTGATTGCACCGTGGCGGATTTGGGACATTAAATCTCGTGAAGATGCGATTGATTATGCCCAAGCTAAAGGGGTACCGGTGACATCTACGAAGGAAAAGATTTACTCAGAAGATGAGAACTTAATGCATATTTCACACGAGGGTGGCGATATTGAAAGCCCAATGAATGAAGTGGATTATTCGAACATTCTACACAATGTGAATACACCCGAAGAGGCGCCGGATGAAGCAGAATACGTAGAAATTCATTTCGAGAAAGGCCGGGCAACTCATGTCAACGGTGAAGCATTGACGCCAGCAGAAGTAATCCGTGCGTTAAATAAAGTTGGTGGCAAGCATGGA
This region of Suicoccus acidiformans genomic DNA includes:
- a CDS encoding argininosuccinate synthase, whose translation is MSKKKIVLAYSGGLDTSITIPWLKENYDADIIAVCVDLGIDEDWEAIEAKALASGATKFYNPHVAEEFASEYIYPAVTGNLRYQDTYLLGTALGRPLISKYLVEVAHKEEADAICHGCTGKGNDQVRFEMGIAAFDAEMPVIAPWRIWDIKSREDAIDYAQAKGVPVTSTKEKIYSEDENLMHISHEGGDIESPMNEVDYSNILHNVNTPEEAPDEAEYVEIHFEKGRATHVNGEALTPAEVIRALNKVGGKHGIGILDWIEDRTIGMKSRGIYETPGVHLLMEAHERLESLTLTKETIRIKGILSAEWSQLVYNGQWFSMANEAIRAFMEDTQKTVTGDVKLKLYKGNIFPASVDSPYELFDQDVSGFGEDDLFNHHDAEGYINVITLPTKIQKRKGLI